The Trueperaceae bacterium genome window below encodes:
- a CDS encoding pseudouridine synthase encodes MGGPQRLQRLMARAGVASRRKAEELIAAGRVTVNGRVASLGDVATEGDDVRVDGRPLPPPARAVTYLLNKPRGYVTTASDEHGRPTVMELVPAVPGLHPVGRLDLDSEGLLLLTTVGELTLRLTHPRFRHEKEYRVWTDPPHVSEDALARLRAGVALEDGPAVAVRAERAPAGAVVVLREGRKRQVRRMFASVGHEVVRLVRTRVAHLELGDVPPGGYRELTPEEAAALVAGEPLV; translated from the coding sequence GTGGGAGGGCCGCAGAGGCTGCAGAGGCTCATGGCCCGCGCCGGCGTGGCCAGCCGCCGCAAGGCGGAGGAGCTCATCGCCGCCGGGCGCGTGACCGTCAACGGCCGCGTGGCGTCGCTCGGGGACGTGGCGACGGAGGGCGACGACGTCAGGGTCGACGGCCGTCCGCTGCCGCCGCCGGCGCGCGCGGTGACCTACCTGCTCAACAAGCCGCGGGGCTACGTCACGACCGCGAGCGACGAGCACGGGCGCCCCACGGTCATGGAGCTGGTGCCGGCCGTGCCGGGCCTGCACCCCGTCGGCCGGCTCGACCTCGACTCCGAGGGGCTGCTGCTGCTCACCACGGTGGGCGAGCTGACCCTGCGCCTGACGCACCCGCGGTTCCGGCACGAGAAGGAGTACCGGGTGTGGACCGACCCGCCGCACGTCTCCGAGGACGCGCTGGCGCGGCTGCGCGCCGGCGTCGCGCTGGAGGACGGCCCGGCCGTGGCCGTGCGGGCCGAGCGCGCTCCCGCGGGCGCGGTCGTCGTGCTCCGCGAGGGCCGCAAGCGCCAGGTGAGGCGGATGTTCGCGTCCGTGGGCCACGAGGTCGTCAGGCTGGTGCGCACGCGCGTCGCCCACCTCGAGCTCGGCGACGTCCCGCCCGGCGGCTACAGGGAGCTGACCCCGGAGGAGGCCGCGGCCCTGGTGGCCGGCGAGCCGCTGGTATGA
- the trpS gene encoding tryptophan--tRNA ligase, whose protein sequence is MEAPPRRPRVFSGVQPTGVLHLGSYVGALRQWVARQDERDNVFCVVDLHALTIPEAVDPRQLRERVRSTAAQFLAAGIDPEKSVIFVQSHVREHSELSWLLSCVTPLGWLYRMTQFKAKSEGRESVGTGLLVYPVLQAADILLYDTDVVPVGEDQVQHIELTRDVATRFNRLFGDTFVLPRAEVPQVGARIMGFDDPTVKMSKSIAVERPGHAISLLDDPDTVRRVVMSAVTDSGRELRYEHASPGVRNLLTIAHVASGRPIADIEAELEGGGYGTLKKLVVQAVNDMLAPLQRRYREYMDDPASLDAVLRRGADRAREVAARTLRRAQDALGVG, encoded by the coding sequence ATGGAAGCTCCTCCCCGTCGCCCGCGCGTCTTCTCCGGCGTCCAGCCCACCGGGGTCCTCCACCTGGGCAGCTACGTCGGGGCGCTGCGCCAGTGGGTCGCTCGCCAGGACGAGCGCGACAACGTCTTCTGCGTCGTCGACCTCCACGCGCTGACGATCCCCGAGGCCGTCGACCCGCGCCAGCTCAGGGAGCGGGTGCGCTCCACGGCCGCGCAGTTCCTGGCGGCCGGCATCGACCCCGAGAAGAGCGTGATCTTCGTGCAGTCGCACGTCCGCGAGCACTCCGAGCTGTCGTGGCTGCTCTCGTGCGTCACGCCCCTCGGCTGGCTCTACCGCATGACCCAGTTCAAGGCCAAGTCGGAGGGACGCGAGAGCGTGGGGACGGGGCTGCTCGTCTACCCGGTCCTGCAGGCGGCCGACATCCTGCTCTACGACACCGACGTCGTGCCCGTAGGCGAGGACCAGGTGCAGCACATCGAGCTGACGCGCGACGTCGCCACGCGCTTCAACCGCCTCTTCGGCGACACCTTCGTCCTGCCGAGGGCCGAGGTGCCGCAGGTCGGCGCGCGGATCATGGGCTTCGACGACCCCACCGTGAAGATGTCGAAGAGCATCGCGGTGGAGCGGCCGGGCCACGCCATAAGCCTGCTCGACGACCCCGACACCGTCAGGCGCGTGGTCATGTCAGCCGTCACCGACTCGGGGCGCGAGCTCAGGTACGAGCACGCCTCGCCTGGCGTGAGGAACCTGCTCACGATCGCCCACGTCGCGAGCGGCAGGCCGATCGCCGACATCGAGGCGGAGCTCGAGGGCGGCGGCTACGGGACCCTCAAGAAGCTCGTCGTGCAGGCCGTGAACGACATGCTCGCGCCGCTGCAGCGCCGCTACCGCGAGTACATGGACGACCCCGCCAGCCTCGACGCCGTGCTGCGGCGGGGCGCCGACCGCGCGCGGGAGGTCGCGGCCCGCACCCTGCGCCGCGCCCAGGACGCCCTGGGGGTCGGCTGA
- a CDS encoding SDR family oxidoreductase has translation MSTGREGEARAPVALVTGGASGIGLAIVRRLAADGYAVVATDLPGAAGRGEVERAGAAFVGADLTEAGACARVVAQAVRLRGALDVLVCCAGYQHIDPLEAFPEERWRHMLELMLTAPFLLTKHAWPHLTASGRGRIVHVGSAHSLVASPFKAAYVSAKHGLVGLARTTALEGGPHGVTCNVVAPAYTRTPLVAAQVADQARTRGIAEHEVEEQVFLKDVAVKRLLEPEDVASLVAWLASEEAWGATGSVYPLDLGWTAR, from the coding sequence TTGAGCACCGGGAGAGAAGGGGAGGCCAGGGCGCCCGTCGCCCTGGTGACCGGCGGCGCCAGCGGCATCGGCCTGGCGATCGTCAGGCGTCTGGCGGCGGACGGCTACGCCGTCGTCGCCACGGACCTGCCGGGCGCGGCGGGCCGTGGCGAGGTGGAGCGCGCCGGGGCCGCCTTCGTGGGCGCCGACCTCACCGAGGCGGGGGCGTGCGCCCGCGTCGTCGCGCAGGCCGTGCGCCTCCGCGGAGCCCTCGACGTGCTCGTCTGCTGCGCCGGCTACCAGCACATCGACCCCCTCGAGGCGTTCCCCGAGGAGCGCTGGCGGCACATGCTCGAGCTGATGCTCACGGCCCCGTTCCTGCTCACGAAGCACGCCTGGCCCCACCTCACCGCGAGCGGTCGCGGGAGGATCGTCCACGTCGGCAGCGCCCACAGCCTCGTCGCCAGCCCGTTCAAGGCCGCGTACGTCAGCGCCAAGCACGGGCTCGTCGGACTGGCGCGCACCACGGCGCTCGAGGGCGGGCCGCACGGCGTGACGTGCAACGTCGTCGCCCCGGCCTACACCCGCACGCCGCTGGTGGCGGCGCAGGTCGCCGACCAGGCGCGCACGCGCGGGATCGCCGAGCACGAGGTGGAGGAGCAGGTGTTCCTCAAGGACGTGGCGGTCAAACGGCTGCTCGAGCCGGAGGACGTCGCGTCCCTGGTGGCGTGGCTGGCCAGCGAGGAGGCGTGGGGAGCCACGGGGTCCGTCTACCCGCTCGACCTCGGCTGGACGGCCAGGTGA
- the hpt gene encoding hypoxanthine phosphoribosyltransferase, with translation MSEESHFKPGPGVVQISQADIARRVAELGAEIRRDYQGKPLHLIAVLNGAFIFMADLVRAIDMPLSVDFLSVSSYGSGTKTSGRVKLIKDLDLPIKDKHVILVEDIVDTGVTMDYLLRYLQNHRPASVRVAALLSKPARRRVEVPVHYLGFTIDDAFVYGYGLDVDHKYRNLPFVTSQDG, from the coding sequence ATGTCAGAGGAAAGCCACTTCAAGCCCGGCCCCGGCGTCGTCCAGATCTCGCAGGCGGACATCGCCAGGCGCGTCGCGGAGCTCGGCGCCGAGATCAGGCGCGACTACCAGGGCAAGCCCCTCCACCTCATCGCCGTGCTCAACGGCGCGTTCATCTTCATGGCCGACCTGGTCAGGGCCATAGACATGCCGCTGTCGGTCGACTTCCTCTCCGTGTCGAGCTACGGCTCCGGCACGAAGACGTCGGGCCGCGTGAAGCTCATCAAGGACCTCGACCTGCCCATCAAGGACAAGCACGTGATCCTCGTCGAGGACATCGTCGACACGGGCGTGACGATGGACTACCTGCTGCGGTACCTGCAGAACCATCGGCCGGCCAGCGTGAGGGTCGCCGCGCTGCTGTCGAAGCCGGCGCGCCGCCGGGTGGAGGTGCCCGTCCACTACCTCGGCTTCACGATCGACGACGCCTTCGTCTACGGCTACGGGCTCGACGTCGACCACAAGTACAGGAACCTCCCGTTCGTGACGAGCCAGGATGGCTGA
- a CDS encoding aminopeptidase: MSEAPRPAIDMLTERYAALLTGYCVRVQPGDRVLLNVDLAAAGLARALCRSVLAAGGEPFLRLQYPEAVADVVELASDALLASEAAVQQREIELMQAYVRVAAPENSRVAAGADQSRLARLDKRLAAANRHRVERTRWVTTLYPTPAAAQEAGMSTDAYRRFVFDAMFLYDEDPAARWRELGERQQRLVERLASADAVRLEGPGTDLRLRVRGRTWANSDGRRNMPSGEVFTSPLEDSAEGVVRFTVPSAVRGSVVEDVSLRFEDGRVVEATARRGQDLLDGMLATDEGARYLGEIGIGTNPHIRVPTLKTLFDEKILGTVHLALGRSYESSGGRNDSAIHWDLVCDLREGGRVTVDGEPFLEDGRLLWLE, translated from the coding sequence GTGAGCGAGGCACCGAGACCTGCGATCGACATGCTGACCGAGCGCTACGCGGCGCTCCTCACCGGCTACTGCGTCCGCGTCCAGCCGGGCGACAGGGTCCTCTTGAACGTCGACCTGGCGGCGGCCGGCCTGGCGCGCGCGCTGTGCCGCTCGGTCCTCGCCGCCGGGGGCGAGCCCTTCCTCAGGCTGCAGTACCCCGAGGCCGTGGCCGACGTCGTCGAGCTGGCCAGCGACGCGCTGCTCGCCTCGGAGGCCGCGGTGCAGCAGCGCGAGATCGAGCTGATGCAGGCCTACGTCCGCGTCGCGGCGCCCGAGAACTCGCGCGTGGCCGCCGGCGCGGACCAGTCGCGCCTCGCCCGCCTCGACAAGCGCCTGGCCGCCGCCAACAGGCACCGCGTCGAGCGTACCCGCTGGGTCACGACCCTCTACCCCACCCCGGCGGCGGCGCAGGAGGCCGGCATGTCCACCGACGCCTACCGCCGCTTCGTCTTCGACGCGATGTTCCTCTACGACGAGGACCCCGCGGCGCGTTGGCGGGAGCTGGGCGAGCGCCAGCAGCGGCTCGTCGAGAGGCTAGCGTCGGCCGACGCGGTCAGGCTCGAGGGTCCGGGGACGGACCTGCGCCTGCGGGTGAGGGGGCGCACCTGGGCGAACTCCGACGGCCGGCGCAACATGCCGTCCGGCGAGGTGTTCACGAGCCCGCTCGAGGACAGCGCCGAGGGCGTGGTGCGCTTCACGGTGCCCAGCGCCGTGCGCGGGTCAGTGGTGGAGGACGTGAGCCTGCGCTTCGAGGACGGGCGCGTCGTGGAGGCGACGGCGCGCCGCGGACAGGACCTCCTCGACGGCATGCTCGCCACCGACGAGGGCGCCCGCTACCTGGGGGAGATCGGCATAGGCACGAACCCGCACATCCGCGTGCCGACGCTGAAGACCCTGTTCGACGAGAAGATCCTCGGCACGGTCCACCTGGCCCTCGGGCGCTCCTACGAGTCCTCGGGCGGACGCAACGACAGCGCGATCCACTGGGACCTCGTGTGCGACCTGCGGGAGGGCGGCCGCGTCACCGTGGACGGCGAGCCGTTCCTCGAGGACGGCCGCCTGCTGTGGCTGGAGTAG
- a CDS encoding M23 family metallopeptidase → MAEAGEGAGMRSRLRRLALNALALLALALATLSVSAALRDVDPPRLYYEAPGRVPEGASVELFVSADEPVTYVVDYAGEELREVAQDHVFVLTAAPGVNEVWVSATDAAGNETVVRLSVEGVEPVDVKVTAAGELRAGDPLGVTVAIDEHGARVTDVFAAFAGVALPLWPDGAVLRAVAATPFGVEPAESELEVSVTDEFGRVVTATVPVTLEPLAVTVEQLRIAPSVLAAVTPEAQAMERELMEAGVAAGAPRPLWSEPFLMPITGRETSGFADARRYVAGGRVSYHNGLDIAAPQGTPVAVANDGVVVVAGQYPVKGGWVMVDHGFGVFSHYFHMSRIDVQVGQEVSRGEVIGAVGSTGLATGPHLHWEVRVGLAPTNPLEWVDRAWP, encoded by the coding sequence ATGGCTGAGGCCGGCGAGGGGGCCGGCATGAGGTCCCGCCTGCGCCGGCTGGCCCTCAACGCCCTGGCCCTCCTGGCCCTCGCCCTGGCCACGCTGTCGGTCTCGGCGGCGCTGCGCGACGTCGACCCGCCGCGGCTCTACTACGAGGCCCCGGGCCGCGTGCCGGAGGGCGCCAGCGTCGAGCTCTTCGTCAGCGCCGACGAGCCCGTCACCTACGTCGTCGACTACGCCGGCGAGGAGCTGCGCGAGGTCGCGCAGGACCACGTCTTCGTGCTCACCGCCGCGCCCGGCGTGAACGAGGTGTGGGTGAGCGCCACCGACGCCGCCGGCAACGAGACGGTCGTGAGGCTGAGCGTCGAGGGGGTGGAGCCCGTCGACGTGAAGGTGACGGCGGCCGGCGAGCTGCGCGCCGGCGACCCTCTGGGCGTGACCGTGGCCATCGACGAACACGGCGCCCGCGTGACCGACGTGTTCGCCGCCTTCGCGGGCGTGGCGTTGCCGCTCTGGCCCGACGGCGCAGTGCTGCGCGCCGTCGCCGCCACCCCGTTCGGGGTCGAGCCGGCCGAGAGCGAGCTGGAGGTCTCCGTCACCGACGAGTTCGGCCGCGTCGTCACCGCCACCGTGCCCGTGACGCTCGAGCCGCTGGCCGTGACGGTCGAGCAGCTCCGGATCGCGCCGAGCGTCCTGGCGGCCGTGACGCCGGAGGCCCAAGCCATGGAGCGGGAGCTGATGGAGGCGGGCGTGGCCGCCGGCGCACCGCGGCCCCTGTGGAGCGAGCCGTTCCTGATGCCGATCACGGGTCGGGAGACGAGCGGCTTCGCCGACGCGCGCCGCTACGTCGCCGGCGGACGCGTCTCCTACCACAACGGGCTCGACATCGCCGCCCCGCAGGGCACGCCCGTGGCGGTCGCGAACGACGGCGTCGTCGTCGTCGCCGGCCAGTACCCGGTGAAGGGGGGCTGGGTGATGGTCGACCACGGCTTCGGGGTGTTCAGCCACTACTTCCACATGAGCCGCATAGACGTGCAGGTCGGGCAGGAGGTGTCGCGCGGCGAGGTGATCGGCGCGGTCGGCAGCACCGGGCTCGCCACCGGCCCCCACCTGCACTGGGAGGTGCGCGTGGGCCTCGCGCCCACGAACCCGCTCGAGTGGGTCGACAGGGCCTGGCCGTGA